A genomic region of Streptococcus suis contains the following coding sequences:
- a CDS encoding glycosyltransferase family 2 protein, protein MKVNILMSTYNGQQFLAEQIRSIQEQTYTDWTLFIRDDGSSDRTRELIKDFVEQDQRIHFIDVETDENLGVIKSFHRLVHYDTADFYFFSDQDDVWLPNKLEVSLKKAQAYPTNLPLMVYMDLKVVNQNLEVMAESMVKSQSHHANTELVQELTENTVTGGVAMINHHLAEMWQVTEDILMHDWYLALLASAFGNLVFIDQPGELYRQHSDNVLGARTLSKRFKKWIRPHILFAVYWDLIKNSQKQARHLLQMPLSQSNRELIEAFVTIMDKPMLERFRILRKYGLRKNKAFHTLVFITLIITKFAYKE, encoded by the coding sequence ATGAAAGTAAACATACTCATGTCGACCTACAATGGTCAACAGTTCTTAGCTGAGCAAATTCGCTCTATCCAAGAACAGACTTACACAGACTGGACACTATTTATTCGTGATGATGGTTCCAGTGATCGAACAAGAGAGCTTATTAAAGATTTTGTTGAACAAGATCAGCGAATTCATTTCATAGATGTTGAGACAGATGAAAATCTCGGTGTCATCAAAAGTTTTCATAGGCTAGTTCATTATGATACTGCTGATTTCTATTTTTTCAGTGACCAAGATGATGTTTGGCTACCAAATAAACTGGAAGTTAGCCTGAAAAAAGCACAAGCCTATCCAACAAATTTGCCATTGATGGTTTATATGGACCTCAAAGTTGTCAATCAAAATCTAGAGGTTATGGCAGAAAGCATGGTAAAATCTCAATCTCATCATGCCAATACGGAATTGGTGCAAGAGTTGACTGAGAATACTGTGACTGGCGGTGTCGCCATGATTAATCATCATCTTGCTGAAATGTGGCAAGTAACTGAGGATATTTTGATGCATGATTGGTATCTGGCCCTGCTTGCGTCAGCCTTTGGAAATTTGGTATTTATTGATCAACCAGGGGAGCTGTACCGCCAGCATTCTGATAATGTTTTAGGAGCTCGAACTCTCTCAAAACGCTTTAAAAAATGGATTCGCCCTCATATTTTATTTGCTGTCTATTGGGATTTGATAAAAAATAGTCAAAAACAAGCCCGCCACTTACTACAAATGCCTCTATCTCAGTCAAATAGAGAATTAATTGAAGCATTTGTAACCATTATGGATAAACCAATGCTTGAACGATTCAGGATTTTAAGAAAATATGGATTGAGGAAAAATAAGGCTTTCCATACATTGGTATTTATAACACTCATTATTACAAAATTTGCTTATAAGGAATAG
- a CDS encoding ABC transporter permease, which produces MNLLNRENQILLKEMVKTDFKLRYQGSLIGHLWSILKPLMLFTIMYLVFVQFLRFDDGTPHYAVSLLLGMVTWNFFTEATNMGMMSIVSRGDLLRKLNFSKEIIVFSSVAGAAINYAINLMVVFVFAAINGVPFTWSVLVIIPLFFELALLATGIAFILSSLFVRFRDIGPIWEVFLQAGLYATPIIYSLTFILQRGQVTFAKLMMLNPVAQIIQDLRHFIVYSGNTTVSELIENPVIVAIPYILPVVVYLLGITVFRKNAKKFAEIL; this is translated from the coding sequence ATGAACTTATTGAATAGAGAAAACCAGATTCTTTTGAAAGAAATGGTAAAAACTGATTTTAAACTGCGTTATCAAGGTTCTTTGATTGGACACCTATGGTCGATTTTGAAACCGCTAATGCTATTTACAATTATGTACTTAGTATTTGTACAATTTTTACGTTTTGATGATGGGACACCTCATTATGCAGTAAGCTTACTGCTTGGTATGGTTACTTGGAACTTTTTTACTGAAGCAACCAACATGGGAATGATGTCCATTGTTTCTCGTGGAGATTTGTTGCGTAAATTGAATTTTTCGAAAGAAATTATTGTCTTTTCTTCAGTTGCAGGAGCTGCAATTAATTACGCCATTAACTTAATGGTTGTGTTTGTATTTGCTGCTATTAACGGGGTTCCCTTTACTTGGTCCGTTTTAGTTATAATCCCACTGTTTTTTGAATTGGCATTACTAGCAACAGGTATAGCTTTCATCCTATCTTCTTTATTTGTAAGATTTAGAGATATTGGTCCAATTTGGGAAGTGTTCTTACAGGCTGGATTGTATGCGACACCAATTATTTATTCATTGACATTTATTTTACAGCGTGGGCAAGTAACATTTGCTAAATTGATGATGTTGAACCCTGTTGCACAAATTATTCAAGACTTGAGACATTTTATTGTTTATTCTGGGAATACTACAGTTAGTGAATTGATTGAAAATCCTGTTATTGTGGCAATTCCGTATATTCTTCCAGTCGTTGTTTACCTATTGGGTATAACTGTGTTTAGAAAAAATGCCAAAAAGTTTGCGGAGATTTTGTAA